CCAGTGCTGACGGGCTGCCGGTGGTGGACGCGGGCGATGGCAGTGCCTGGTCGGCGGCTAACGCGCGATTCGACTTCTACATGCGCGGCATCGTCACTCGTTTCGACTATCGAGACGTGCTGTTGCTCGACAACGGCGGCAATGTCGTCTACTCGGTGGCCAAGGGTCCCGACCTGGGCACCAACATCTTCACCGGCCCCTATCGCGAATCCAATCTGCGCGATGCCTATCAAAAAGCTTTGCGTTCCAACGATATCGACTTCGTCTGGGTCACCGACTTCCAGACGTATCAACCGGCGCTGGATGCTCCCACCGGTTGGGTGGTGTCGCCGATCGGCATGAACGGCAAGATCGACGGCGTAATGGCTTGGCCGCTGCCAACTCCGAAGATCAACCGGATCATGACCGCGGACAAACAATGGGAGGCCGCCGGTATGGGCCCGTCGACCGAATCGTATTTGGTGGGTCCCGACGGCCTGATGCGCTCCGATTCCCGGCTATTCCTCGAGGATCCGGAGGAATATCGAAAGGAGGCCATCGCGGCCGGGACCCCGCCCGACGTGGCCAACAGGGCGATTCAGTTGGGGACGACCATCCTCGTCCAGTCGGCGGAAACGGCGGGCTTTCGGGCCGCCCAACGCGGGCAGACCGGAACCGTCACCGGCACCGACTACACGGGCAATAGCGAGATGGAGGCCTATACCCCGTTCAACGTGCCCAATTCCGATCTGCACTGGTCGATCTTGGTGACGCGCGACGACTCGGATGCTTTCGCACGGCTGGGCAGATTCAGCCAAACACTGGTGGTTGGTGTCGCGTCGATGATCTTCGTCGTATGTGTCGCCTCGATGTTGCTTGCCCAGATCATGCTGCGACCGGTGCGGCGGCTACAGGCCGGTACCCAGAAGATCAGCTCCGGCGACTACGAAGTCAATATCCCGGTCACGTCTCGCGACGAAATCGGTGACCTCACTCAGGCTTTCAATGAGATGAGCCGGAACCTGGCGATCAAGGACGAGCTGCTCAACGAGCAGCGCAAAGAGAACAACCGGCTGCTGCTGGCACTGATGCCCGAGTCGGTGGCGCAACGCTATCGCGAGGGTCAGGAGACCATCGCCGAAAAGCACCAGGACGTGGCCATCATCTTCGCCGATATCGTTGGCCTGGACGAGATTTCGATCGATCTGTCCGGCGACGAGCTGGTGGGCATCGTCGACGACCTCTTCCGCCAGTTCGATGCGGCCGCCGAAGCCCTCGGCGTCGAACGGATTCGCACGTTCCACAACGGTTACCTCGCCAGCTGCGGGGTGGTGACGCCGCGACTGGACAGCATTTACCGAAGCCTTGACTTCGCCCTGGAGATGCGCCAGATCATCGATCGGTTCAACAACCAGTCCTCACACGAGCTGAAGCTGCGGGTCGGCATCAACACCGGCAACGTGATCAGCGGACTGGTGGGACGATCAAGTCTCGTCTACGACATGTGGGGCGGGGCGGTAAGCCTGGCATTCCAAATGCACAGTGGTGCACCGCAACCCGGCATCTACGTCACCTCCAGTGTGTACGAGGCGATGCGGGATGTCCGGCAATTCACGCCGGCCGGCACGATCTTGGTCGGTGGAAAAGATCAGGCGATTTATCGGCTGTCGGAGCGGTAATGAACGCATTCCATTCATCGTGGTTCTACTGGGCCATCGGCGTCGCGATCGGATTCCCGGTCACGCTGATCCTGCTGACCGAGCTGCACCACGCACTGCTTCGCCGAGGCAATCCCCTAGCCCGCCAAGTCAGCCTGCTCCGCAACTTTTTACTGCCGCTGGGCGCGCTGTTGGTGCTGCTGGTCAATGCCGCGCAGATCGCGGCCGGAGATGGCCTGGTACGCATCCTGTCGACGCTCTTCGGCTTCCTGGTCCTGGTCATGTTGCTGTCCGGGCTCAACGCGACGGTGTTCGAGGGCGCACCCCAAGGCAGCTGGCGAAAGCGATTGCCCACGATTTTCCTCGACGTGGCCCGGTTCGCGCTGATCGGTGCCGGCCTGGCCGTCATCTTGTCCGTCATTTGGGGTGTCCGGGTCGGTGGTCTGTTCACCGCATTGGGTGTGACGTCGGTCGTCATCGGTTTGATGCTGCAGAACTCCGTCGGCCAGATCGTGTCCGGCCTGTTCATGTTGTTCGAGCAGCCCTTCCGCATCGACGACTGGCTCGATGCGTCCAACGAGCGCGGACGCGTCGTAGAGGTCAACTGGCGGGCCGTGCACATCCAAACCGGCAGCGGGTTACGGGTCGTGCCGAACTCGATGCTGGCCAGTACCTCGTTCACGAACCTCAGCCGCCCGTCGGGCACCCACAAGCTGTCGATCAAGACGACTTTTGCGGCCGCGGACCCGCCCGATCGGGTCTGCGCGATGCTGACGCGTGTCGCGAGCGAGCTGCCGCAGCTCAAGACCGGCAGCGTGCCCCGGTCGGTTCCCGTCGGCAACGGCGAGTACGCGACCAGTATTGGGCTGAATTCACCCGCTGAGGATGGCGCCGCGCGATCGACCTTTCTGCGCTGGATCTGGTACGCGGCCAGGCGCGAAGAACTGCACCTCGACGACGCCGACGACGACTACTCGACCAGGGAACGGGTCGAAGACGCACTGCGATCCGTGGTGGCGCCGGCGTTGCGGCTCAGCGTTGCCGATCAGCAAGCGCTGCATTCCTCGGCGCGAATCGTCCTGTACGGCGCGGACGAGATTGTCGAGTACGCGGGTCAGGTGCCAGCGGGGATGACATTCGTGATCGCCGGGCGGGTGCAGATGATGGCCACGGCCGAGGACGGGTCGGTTGTGCCGATCAGCACGCTGGAGGCGGGCTCCTTCCTGGGTCTGACCGCGCTCACCCGGCAACCCAACCTCGCCAGCGCGTACGCCCTGGAAGAGGTCACCGCACTGATCATCGATCGCGAACACCTCGAGCATCTCGTGATGCGTGAACCGTTGCTGCTACAGGACTTTGGCAACATCCTCGAAGAGCGGCAGAGTAAGGTGCGCCAAGCCGAACGTGGTGAGCGCGTCGGTTGACCCGATCGCCACCCAGGCCGCCTTACTTGGCCAGCTCAAGCCCGATACCCTGGGTCAATGAGTCTGCAAGCACCATCGCGTCCTGACTTGCGTCAGGAGGTCCACAACGCCGCGCGTCGCGCCCGCGCCGCGTCCCGCGCGCTGGCGTTGTTGCCGACGGTTGCCAAGGACCAGGCGCTGCAGTCCGCCGCCGAGGCGATCATCGCCAACACCCGACAGATCCTGGCGGCAAACGCCGAGGATCTGAAGGTCGCCCGGGCCGCCGGTACGCCGAACGCGATGCTCGACAGGTTGGCGCTGGACGCCAAGCGCGTGGACGGAATCGCCGCCGGTCTGCGCCAGGTCGCGGGGCTGCCCGACCCGGTCGGCGAGGTGCTGCGCGGCTACACGTTGCCCAATGGGCTGCAACTGCGTCAGCAGCGGGTTCCGCTCGGCGTGATCGGCATGATCTACGAGGGCCGGCCCAACGTCACCGTCGACGCCTTCGGGCTGGCGCTCAAGTCCGGCAATGCCGTGCTGCTGCGCGGCAGTTCGTCGGCGGCGCGATGCAACCAGGCGCTGGTCGAGGCGTTGCGGGCGTCACTGGTCAGCGAGGACTTGCCGGCCGATGCGGTCCAGTTGCTCTCGGCCGACGACCGGTCCACGGTCACGCACCTGATCCAGGCGCGCGGCCTGGTCGACGTGGTGATCCCGCGCGGGGGAGCGAGCCTGATCGACGCGGTGGTCCGCGACGCCCAGGTGCCCACCATCGAGACCGGTGTCGGCAACTGTCACGTCTACGTGGACGGGGGCGCCGATCTGAATGTGGCAGAACGGGTTCTGCTGAACTCCAAAACCCGCCGACCCAGCGTCTGCAACGCCGCCGAGACCCTATTGGTGGACGCCGCGATCGCCGGAACCGCGGTGCCCCGGCTGGTGGGCGCCCTGCAAGACGCCGGCGTGACGGTGCACGGTGGTCTTTTTGAAGACCCGGACGAGGACGACCTGCGTCGCGAGTACCTGTCGATGGACATCGCGGTAGCGGTGGTCGACGGCGTCGACGCCGCGATCGCCCACATCAACGAATACGGCACCGGGCACACCGAGGCCATCGTGACCACCAATATGGCTGCGGCCCAGCGATTTTCCGACGGCGTCGACGCGGCCGCCGTGATGGTCAACGCATCGACGTCGTTCACCGACGGCGAGCAATTCGGCTTCGGTGCCGAGATCGGCATCTCGACGCAGAAGCTGCACGCCCGCGGTCCGATGGGCTTGCCCGAACTGACCTCGACAAAATGGATTGCATGGGGTGACGGCCAGATTCGTCCGGTCTGACCCGTCTGCCAAAAGTGTTTTAGGAGAACTGAGATTGTGAGCGTGCCCGCCCGGTCCACCCCGCTGTTCGCGGACATCAGCGACGTCTCGCGACGGTTGGCCGAGACTGGTTATCTGCCCGACACGGCCACCGCGACCGCGGTGTTTCTCGCCGACCGGCTGGGCAAGCCGCTGCTGGTCGAGGGTCCCGCCGGCGTGGGCAAGACAGAGCTGGCGCGCGCCATCGCGCAAGCCACCGGCTCGGGCCTGGTTCGGCTGCAGTGCTACGAGGGCGTCGACGAGGCTCGCGCCCTGTACGAGTGGAACCACGCTAAGCAGATCCTGCGCATCCAGGCCGGCTCGGGCGATTGGGACCAGACCAAAGATGACGTGTTCAGCGAGGAGTTCTTGCTGCAGCGCCCCCTGCTGACCGCGATCCGGCGCACCGAACCGACGGTGCTGCTGATCGACGAAACCGACAAGGCTGACATCGAAATCGAGGGCCTGCTGCTCGAGGTGCTCTCGGATTTCGCGGTGACCGTGCCGGAACTGGGCACGATCACCGCCGAGCGGACGCCGTTGGTGGTGCTGACCTCCAACGCCACCCGCGAGCTGTCCGAGGCGCTCAAGCGTCGCTGCCTGTTCCTGCACATCGACTTCCCCCCGCCCGACCTGGAACGGCGCATCCTGTTGTCCCGGGTTCCGGAGTTGCCCGCGCATCTCGCCGAGGAGTTGGTGCGCATCATCGGCGTGCTGCGCGCCATGCAGCTGAAGAAGGTGCCGTCCATCGCCGAGACCATCGACTGGGGCCGCACGCTGCTGGCGCTGGGCCTGGACACCATTGACGACGCGGTCGTTGCCCAGACGCTCGGCGTGGTCCTCAAACACCAATCCGACCAGCAACGCGCGGCCGGGGAACTGAGGCTCAACTAAATGATGAGGCTCAACTGATGCCGCCGCGCCGCATCCGCCCCAAACGGCCACTCGCCCCGCACGGGTTGCCGGGCCACTTGGTGGGCTTCGTGGAAGCGCTTCGCGGAAGCGGGATTTCGGTGGGTCCGTCGGAGACGGTAGACGCCGGCCGGGTGATGGCCACGCTCGGCCTGAGCAATCGCGACGTGCTCCGGGAAGGCATCGCGTGTGCGGTGCTGCGCCAGCCCGATCACCGCGACACCTACGACGCGATGTTCGACCTGTGGTTCCCCGCCGCGATGGGGGCGCGGGCGGTGGTCGTCGAAGACGAGGGTGGGGACGGTCAAGACAACGACGCCCTGCCCGCCGACGACGTCGACGCGATGCGGCAGATGCTGCTCGATCTGCTGACCCAGAACGAAGATCTGGCCGACATGGACGAACGACTCGTCGCGATGATCGCGCGAATCGTGGAGGCCTACGGCAAATACAGTTCCAGCCGCGGCCCGTCGTTCTCGTCGTATCAGGCGCTCAAGGCGATGGCGCTGGACGAACTGGAGGGCAAGCTGCTCGCCGGGCTGCTCGCCCCATACGGCGACGAACCGAGTCCCACCCAAGAACAGATCGCCAAAGCGCTTGCCGCGCAGCGGATCACCCAGCTGCGCAAGCTGGTTGACGCCGAGACCAAGCGGCGCACCGCCGAGCAGCTCGGCCGTGATCACGTCCAGATGTACGGCATCCCTCAGCTTGCCGAGAACGTCGAGTTCCTACGGGCCTCGGGCGACCAGGTGCGCCAGATGCAGCGAGTCGTGGCACCACTGGCCCGTACCCTCGCGACCCGACTGGCGGCCCGGCGGCGCCGCAGCCGCGCCGGGACAATCGACCTGCGCAAGACGCTGCGCAAATCGATGTCCACCGGCGGCGTGCCGATCGACGTGGTGCTGGCCAAACCCCGTCCGGCCCGTCCGGAGTTGGTCGTGCTGTGCGATGTGTCCGGCTCGGTGGCCGGGTTCAGTCACTTCACCCTGCTGCTGGTTCATGCGCTGCGCCAACAGTTCTCGCGGGTTCGGGTGTTCGCCTTCATCGACACCACCGACGAGGTGACCCACATGTTCGGGCCGGAATGCGACCTGGCCGTGGCGATCCAGCGGATCACCCGCGAAGCCGGCGTCTACAGCCGCGATGGGCACTCCGACTACGGCAATGCGTTCGTCTCGTTCCTCCAGGCCAATCCGAATGTGCTGTCGCCGCGCAGCTCGCTGCTGGTGCTCGGCGACGGGCGCACCAACTACCGTGACCCGGCCATCGACGTGCTGTCCGACATGGTCAACGCCGCCCGGCACGCGCACTGGCTCAACCCCGAGCCCAGACACCTCTGGGGCAGCGGAGATTCGGCGGTGCCACGCTACGAAGAAGTGATCACCATGCACGAATGCCGGTCCGCCAAGCAGCTCGCCACGGTGATCGACCAACTGTTGCCGGTCTGATCACGTCGTCTTCCGGTAGACGAGCCAGCGCATCTCGATCGGGCTCATCTCCCGAACGATCGGAAAAGCGTTGATGCCGCGGATCCAATCCGGGTACCACCGCGTCGGCGGCCACGCGCCGTCCGGCAAGTGCGCCTTCTCGTAGTCGTATACCGCGTCGTCGGCGACCAGCGCCAACGGCAATCCTGTTGCGGCAGAGTCGATCTCGCCGCGCGTGAAGACGCCGGTGTGAAAATGCTGTCCGAACTCGCGGGTGGCTTGGTCAAGCTCGTGCTCATCGGTCGCCAGAAATGTACTGAACACCAGGTGCGCACCCGAGGCCAGGCACTGGCCGGCGATCTCGAAAAGACCACGCAGCTGGCGCGTCGACACGAAATCGGACACCACTTCGGAAAGCAGAATCAGCCGATAGTCGTCTCGAAGCTCATCAATCTTCGAGAAGACGTCGCCGACGATGACGCGTACGTCGACGTATTGAGCTGCGGCCTCGGAGCGAATGACATCGGCGAACTCCTCGGTCAACTCCACGACATCGACCGGGTGTCCGCGTCGCGCCAGAGCCAGGGCATTGCGGCCAATTCCCGCCCCGATATCGAGGATGGGGTGCGTGGTGGGATCGGCGGCGTCGCGGGCCAATGTCCACACCCGGGCGTCCGGCTGCTTGCCGAACAGCGACGGCCCGGGCCGGGTCAGCCATCGGGCGTAGTAGCGCTGCAGCGTCTGTGGGTGGGCGGTGATCTGAGACTGCACCGGGCGGCCCCGGAAAGCGGCGAACACGACCCGGACGATCGAGCGGGTCGACGCAGCATGGGCCTCGGTCAACCGTCGCGTGAGCCGTCGCCTGATGCGCGCACGTTCCTCGTCGGCCAGCTCTCTTCCGAGCGCCGCACAGAGCCGCACGCACACCGTCAGGTATTCGTCGATCAGGCCCGGAACCGCCGGCAGGTCGACCGTCGCGGCGATGTCGCCGATTGTCGCGGCGTCGAGCAGTTGCGCGACGATCGACTCCCTGAGCGGCGCTGGCAGCTGTTCGGCCGGCGAACTGTCCACAGGGTTCTTCTACACGACCGGGCTGGGACCCGGCGGGCGCGGCGGTCCTCCGATGCGGAGACTGATGTGGCGTATGTGACGACAGCGCGGCGACTGCCCGGCTCGAGCGGCCCGGTAAGCTGGCAAATCGTGCAAAAGCGCCGTCGCAGGCTGGGAGTGATGGGTGGGACATTCGACCCCATCCATTACGGGCACCTGGTTGCCGCCAGTGAGGTGGCCGACCTGTTCGACCTCGACGAAGTGGTGTTCGTGCCCAGCGGTCAGCCGTGGCAGAAGACCCGCAATGTCTCCGCCGCCGAGGACCGGTATCTGATGACGGTGATCGCCACCGCCTCCAATCCCCGGTTCTCGGTCAGCCGGGTCGACATCGACCGCGCCGGCCCCACCTACACCAAGGACACCCTGCAGGACCTGCACGCCCTCAACCCGGACTCCGAGCTGTTCTTCATTACCGGAGCCGACGCCTTGTCATCCATCCTGTCCTGGCAGGGCTGGGAAGTGGTGTTCCAATTGGCGCGGTTCATCGGTGTCAGCCGGCCCGGCTACGAGCTGCGCCACGAGCACATCACCGAAGTACTCGGCGAACTGGCCAAGGATGCGCTGACCCTGGTCGAGGTTCCGGCACTGGCGATCTCGTCGACCGACTGCCGCCAGCGAGCCGCCCAGCGCCGTCCGCTGTGGTACCTGATGCCCGACGGCGTCGTGCAATACGTCTCCAAACGCCGGCTCTACCGCGCCCCCGTCGAGGGAGAGGCCAAAGCGACGCTCGGCCCAACGCCGTCCAGCCTTTCGGCGGGGAACAACCCATGAGCGCCACGCAGGAAGCCGTTGACATGGCGACGATCGCGGCGAACGCCGCGGCCGCCAAGCTCGCCAACGACGTTGTGGTGATCGACGTCTCGGGGCAACTGGTCATCACCGACTGCTTCGTCATCGCTTCGGCGTCCAACGAGCGGCAGGTCAACGCGATCGTCGACGAGGTCGAGGAGAAAATGCAGAAGGCCGGCTACAAGCCCGCCCGCCGCGAGGGTGCTCGGGAGGGACGCTGGACGCTGCTGGATTACCGCGACATCGTCGTGCACATTCAGCACCAGGACGATCGCAATTTCTATGCCCTGGACCGCTTGTGGGGTGACTGCCCGGTTATTCCGGTGGATTTGTCGGGCGGTTCGCAAGATTCGGCGAGCGCGCAATGAGTATCCGTCGCCTGTTGATGTTGCGGCATGGGCAGACGGACTTCAATGCCGGCAGCCGGATGCAGGGGCAGTTGGACTCCGCGCTCACCGAGCTGGGCCGGGCGCAGGCGAGCGCAGCGGCGGAGGTGCTGGGCAAGTTGCAGCCGCTGCTGATCGTGTCGTCGGATCTGCATCGCGCCTACGACACCGCGGTCATGCTGGGGGAGCGGACCGGCTTGCCGGTTCGGGTGGACGAGCGGCTGCGCGAGACGCATCTGGGCGACTGGCAGGGCTTGACCCACACCGAGGTTGACGCGCAGGCCCCGGGCGCCCGGCTCGCCTGGCGTGACGACGCCACCTGGGCACCGCACGGCGGGGAAAGCAGGGTCGACGTCGCCGGGCGCAGCGTGCCGCTGGTCGCCGAGCTGGTGGCCGGCGAACCGGAATGGGGAGACGCGGACGAACCGGGGCGGCCGGTGGTGCTGGTGGCCCACGGCGGTCTGATCGCCGCGTTATCGGCTGCGCTGCTGAAGCTTCCGGTCGCCAACTGGCCGATCCTGGGCGGGATGGGCAATGCTAGCTGGGTGCAGCTCTCCGGCCACTCCCACGACTCCGGCGGCGACTTTGACAGCATCCGCTGGCGCCTCGACGTGTGGAACGCTTCGGCGCAGGTCTCCAACGATGTCCTCTGACATACGGCCGACGCTGCTGGTCTTCGCCGACTCGCTGTCCTACTACGGCCCCACCGGGGGACTGCCTGCCGACGATCCCCGCATCTGGCCCAATATCGTTGCCTCGCAACTGGGTTGGGAACTGGAGTTGATCGGCCGCATCGGCTGGACCTGCCGTGACGTGTGGTGGGCCGCCACGCAGGACCCGCGGTCGTGGGCGGCGCTGCCCAGGGCGGGCGCGGTGATCTTCGCGACCTGCGGGATGGATTCGCTGCCGTCGGTGCTGCCTACGGCGTTGCGCGAGCTGATCCGCTACGTCCGCCCGCCGTGGCTGCGGCGCTGGGTCCGCGACGGCTACGGCTGGGTGCAGCCCAGGCTGTCGCCGGTGGCTCGGCCCGCGTTGCCACCGCATTTGACCGCTGACTATCTCGAACAGACCAGGGCCGCGATCGATTTCAACCGGCCGGGTATCCCGTTCGTCGCATCGCTGCCGTCGGTGCACATTGCCGAGACCTACGGAAAAGCCCACCATAGCCGCGCCGGCACCGTGGCGGCGATCACGGAATGGGCGCAACAGCACGACATTCCGCTGGTCGATCTCAAAGCCGCCGTGGCCGAACAGGTGATGAGTGGACGCGGCAATCCCGACGGTATTCACTGGAATTTCGAAGCCCACCAGGCCGTCGCGGAACTGATGATCAAGGCGCTCGCCGAGGCCGGCGTGGCAACGATGCAGGACGCGCAGCGCGATGAGGAGGCGCCGCGCAATCAGGACGGCGTACCCAACGAGAAGTCGCGCGGTTAACGCATGGCCGTCGTGGTGGTGACCGATGCCTCGTCGCGCCTCCCGGCCGATCTGCTGGAAAAGTGGGCGATACGCGTTGTCCCGCTGCATGTCCTGCTCGACGGGGGCGACCTGCGCGACGGTGTGGACGAGATCCCCGACGATGTCTACGCGCACCACGCCACGACCGCGGCGGCCACCCCCGCCGAACTCGGCGCCGCCTACCGCACGGCGCTGGCGGACTCCGGCGGCGATGGTGTGGTGGCAGTGCATATCTCGTCGGCGCTATCGGGCACCTGTGGCGTGGGCCAACGGGCCGCAGCTGAAATCGGCCCGGCCGTGCGCGTCATCGACTCGCGGTCGGCGGCGATGGGCACCGGCTTCGTCGCGCTGGCCGCGGCGCGGTCCGCGGCCCGCGGTGCTGACCTCGAAACCGTTGTGGCCGCAGCGAACTCGGCGGTACACCGCATTCACGCGTTCATCGTGGTGCACGGTTTGGACAATCTGCGGCGCAGCGGCCGGATCGGTGGCGCCAAGGCGTGGCTGGGCACCGCGCTGTCGCTGAAGCCGCTGCTGCGCATCGATGACGGCAAACTCGTTCTGGCCCAACGGGTACGGACGGTCAGCAAGGCGACGACGGCGATGCTCGACCGGGTCTGCGAAATCGTCGGCGACGATTCCGCGGCCGTTGCGGTGCACCACGTCGTCAACCCCGACGGCGCGAACGAAGTGGCCGCCGCGTTGGCCCAGCGGCTACCGGCCTGCGAGCCCGCGATCGTCACCTCGCTGGGGCCGGTGCTTGGCGTGCATGTCGGCCCCGGCGCCGTCGCGGTGTGCCTGGACCTAGCTCCTGGCAGCTGACGCGGCCGGCGCGGCCGGGGCCGGCGGCAGACCGTAGTTGCCGCGC
The Mycobacterium sp. 050128 genome window above contains:
- the gpgP gene encoding glucosyl-3-phosphoglycerate phosphatase; amino-acid sequence: MSIRRLLMLRHGQTDFNAGSRMQGQLDSALTELGRAQASAAAEVLGKLQPLLIVSSDLHRAYDTAVMLGERTGLPVRVDERLRETHLGDWQGLTHTEVDAQAPGARLAWRDDATWAPHGGESRVDVAGRSVPLVAELVAGEPEWGDADEPGRPVVLVAHGGLIAALSAALLKLPVANWPILGGMGNASWVQLSGHSHDSGGDFDSIRWRLDVWNASAQVSNDVL
- a CDS encoding vWA domain-containing protein, whose protein sequence is MPPRRIRPKRPLAPHGLPGHLVGFVEALRGSGISVGPSETVDAGRVMATLGLSNRDVLREGIACAVLRQPDHRDTYDAMFDLWFPAAMGARAVVVEDEGGDGQDNDALPADDVDAMRQMLLDLLTQNEDLADMDERLVAMIARIVEAYGKYSSSRGPSFSSYQALKAMALDELEGKLLAGLLAPYGDEPSPTQEQIAKALAAQRITQLRKLVDAETKRRTAEQLGRDHVQMYGIPQLAENVEFLRASGDQVRQMQRVVAPLARTLATRLAARRRRSRAGTIDLRKTLRKSMSTGGVPIDVVLAKPRPARPELVVLCDVSGSVAGFSHFTLLLVHALRQQFSRVRVFAFIDTTDEVTHMFGPECDLAVAIQRITREAGVYSRDGHSDYGNAFVSFLQANPNVLSPRSSLLVLGDGRTNYRDPAIDVLSDMVNAARHAHWLNPEPRHLWGSGDSAVPRYEEVITMHECRSAKQLATVIDQLLPV
- a CDS encoding mechanosensitive ion channel family protein; translated protein: MNAFHSSWFYWAIGVAIGFPVTLILLTELHHALLRRGNPLARQVSLLRNFLLPLGALLVLLVNAAQIAAGDGLVRILSTLFGFLVLVMLLSGLNATVFEGAPQGSWRKRLPTIFLDVARFALIGAGLAVILSVIWGVRVGGLFTALGVTSVVIGLMLQNSVGQIVSGLFMLFEQPFRIDDWLDASNERGRVVEVNWRAVHIQTGSGLRVVPNSMLASTSFTNLSRPSGTHKLSIKTTFAAADPPDRVCAMLTRVASELPQLKTGSVPRSVPVGNGEYATSIGLNSPAEDGAARSTFLRWIWYAARREELHLDDADDDYSTRERVEDALRSVVAPALRLSVADQQALHSSARIVLYGADEIVEYAGQVPAGMTFVIAGRVQMMATAEDGSVVPISTLEAGSFLGLTALTRQPNLASAYALEEVTALIIDREHLEHLVMREPLLLQDFGNILEERQSKVRQAERGERVG
- a CDS encoding glutamate-5-semialdehyde dehydrogenase, which gives rise to MSLQAPSRPDLRQEVHNAARRARAASRALALLPTVAKDQALQSAAEAIIANTRQILAANAEDLKVARAAGTPNAMLDRLALDAKRVDGIAAGLRQVAGLPDPVGEVLRGYTLPNGLQLRQQRVPLGVIGMIYEGRPNVTVDAFGLALKSGNAVLLRGSSSAARCNQALVEALRASLVSEDLPADAVQLLSADDRSTVTHLIQARGLVDVVIPRGGASLIDAVVRDAQVPTIETGVGNCHVYVDGGADLNVAERVLLNSKTRRPSVCNAAETLLVDAAIAGTAVPRLVGALQDAGVTVHGGLFEDPDEDDLRREYLSMDIAVAVVDGVDAAIAHINEYGTGHTEAIVTTNMAAAQRFSDGVDAAAVMVNASTSFTDGEQFGFGAEIGISTQKLHARGPMGLPELTSTKWIAWGDGQIRPV
- a CDS encoding class I SAM-dependent methyltransferase, with amino-acid sequence MDSSPAEQLPAPLRESIVAQLLDAATIGDIAATVDLPAVPGLIDEYLTVCVRLCAALGRELADEERARIRRRLTRRLTEAHAASTRSIVRVVFAAFRGRPVQSQITAHPQTLQRYYARWLTRPGPSLFGKQPDARVWTLARDAADPTTHPILDIGAGIGRNALALARRGHPVDVVELTEEFADVIRSEAAAQYVDVRVIVGDVFSKIDELRDDYRLILLSEVVSDFVSTRQLRGLFEIAGQCLASGAHLVFSTFLATDEHELDQATREFGQHFHTGVFTRGEIDSAATGLPLALVADDAVYDYEKAHLPDGAWPPTRWYPDWIRGINAFPIVREMSPIEMRWLVYRKTT
- a CDS encoding AAA family ATPase codes for the protein MSVPARSTPLFADISDVSRRLAETGYLPDTATATAVFLADRLGKPLLVEGPAGVGKTELARAIAQATGSGLVRLQCYEGVDEARALYEWNHAKQILRIQAGSGDWDQTKDDVFSEEFLLQRPLLTAIRRTEPTVLLIDETDKADIEIEGLLLEVLSDFAVTVPELGTITAERTPLVVLTSNATRELSEALKRRCLFLHIDFPPPDLERRILLSRVPELPAHLAEELVRIIGVLRAMQLKKVPSIAETIDWGRTLLALGLDTIDDAVVAQTLGVVLKHQSDQQRAAGELRLN
- the nadD gene encoding nicotinate-nucleotide adenylyltransferase yields the protein MQKRRRRLGVMGGTFDPIHYGHLVAASEVADLFDLDEVVFVPSGQPWQKTRNVSAAEDRYLMTVIATASNPRFSVSRVDIDRAGPTYTKDTLQDLHALNPDSELFFITGADALSSILSWQGWEVVFQLARFIGVSRPGYELRHEHITEVLGELAKDALTLVEVPALAISSTDCRQRAAQRRPLWYLMPDGVVQYVSKRRLYRAPVEGEAKATLGPTPSSLSAGNNP
- a CDS encoding adenylate/guanylate cyclase domain-containing protein, producing MTSSELTDTESATESVPAEEAVTQEGASRTSRRFRRRRFWRVGIQSKLLMTLLICSIFSVAVVGLIGALTGRSALRQVEAERLTELRESQKRQLESLFKQMTNSLIVYSGGFSIVQAMEAFSAGFNQLGNATISPAQQQSLVNYYDNEMIKPIKRITGDTIDINAVMPSTNAQKYLQANYTAPPRTSADGLPVVDAGDGSAWSAANARFDFYMRGIVTRFDYRDVLLLDNGGNVVYSVAKGPDLGTNIFTGPYRESNLRDAYQKALRSNDIDFVWVTDFQTYQPALDAPTGWVVSPIGMNGKIDGVMAWPLPTPKINRIMTADKQWEAAGMGPSTESYLVGPDGLMRSDSRLFLEDPEEYRKEAIAAGTPPDVANRAIQLGTTILVQSAETAGFRAAQRGQTGTVTGTDYTGNSEMEAYTPFNVPNSDLHWSILVTRDDSDAFARLGRFSQTLVVGVASMIFVVCVASMLLAQIMLRPVRRLQAGTQKISSGDYEVNIPVTSRDEIGDLTQAFNEMSRNLAIKDELLNEQRKENNRLLLALMPESVAQRYREGQETIAEKHQDVAIIFADIVGLDEISIDLSGDELVGIVDDLFRQFDAAAEALGVERIRTFHNGYLASCGVVTPRLDSIYRSLDFALEMRQIIDRFNNQSSHELKLRVGINTGNVISGLVGRSSLVYDMWGGAVSLAFQMHSGAPQPGIYVTSSVYEAMRDVRQFTPAGTILVGGKDQAIYRLSER
- the octT gene encoding diglucosylglycerate octanoyltransferase, whose product is MSSDIRPTLLVFADSLSYYGPTGGLPADDPRIWPNIVASQLGWELELIGRIGWTCRDVWWAATQDPRSWAALPRAGAVIFATCGMDSLPSVLPTALRELIRYVRPPWLRRWVRDGYGWVQPRLSPVARPALPPHLTADYLEQTRAAIDFNRPGIPFVASLPSVHIAETYGKAHHSRAGTVAAITEWAQQHDIPLVDLKAAVAEQVMSGRGNPDGIHWNFEAHQAVAELMIKALAEAGVATMQDAQRDEEAPRNQDGVPNEKSRG
- the rsfS gene encoding ribosome silencing factor, with translation MSATQEAVDMATIAANAAAAKLANDVVVIDVSGQLVITDCFVIASASNERQVNAIVDEVEEKMQKAGYKPARREGAREGRWTLLDYRDIVVHIQHQDDRNFYALDRLWGDCPVIPVDLSGGSQDSASAQ
- a CDS encoding DegV family protein, which codes for MAVVVVTDASSRLPADLLEKWAIRVVPLHVLLDGGDLRDGVDEIPDDVYAHHATTAAATPAELGAAYRTALADSGGDGVVAVHISSALSGTCGVGQRAAAEIGPAVRVIDSRSAAMGTGFVALAAARSAARGADLETVVAAANSAVHRIHAFIVVHGLDNLRRSGRIGGAKAWLGTALSLKPLLRIDDGKLVLAQRVRTVSKATTAMLDRVCEIVGDDSAAVAVHHVVNPDGANEVAAALAQRLPACEPAIVTSLGPVLGVHVGPGAVAVCLDLAPGS